A single window of Flavobacteriales bacterium DNA harbors:
- a CDS encoding N-6 DNA methylase has product MSINILKYESDVWRTADLLIGAGIKQSDFPKYMMPYFALLMVESRLIREASRLEEEIGKDNIDDFVEMFQLEGLGYNDYLIRKGKTLKDICKNDKTFDIDFHAYLKSFDPETKYLLGVDKGTEEEKFLDISGVSGQLKKKRILFETLKAWSEIDLTPFNNSEITTLEEHIKRKWADISAETAGEQYTPDDIISLISELIASKIEDNGKFLTIYDPTCGGGNLLFGVEDKIKEKFKRPTKTFGEDWSDSLYALAKIESRFRADSEIKYGNTLTNISFIEKRFDIVVANPPYGVDWKGYQKDIQNDTTERFVALPSISDGQFLFTQHILYQLANDGLSVVVHNGSTLFSGDAGSGESAIRKHFFDNDWVEAIIQMPTDEFFNTGIYTYLWAFNKNKPADRKDKVILINASELYEPLKKSKGKKRKQMNPDNRAEIVKAFTEFQDNAFCKVFDKWHFYYNRQSIMLTNVDVNGNFLEMPMKENRAGEMVEEKFIKLNPVKITVHDEAGTTTIDNFEITDFDKAKYKSLEVRFNEEVKPNIAALDYKEQQLKVVTKKATYWYDEDKDTIIEETGGKQTELGCGKIVIRAAYKKSTKTKGAYIAITVELTKDLQKDYEIIPYSPDETENQQWIADFMAKYVTKPFEYVDNVIGVEINFNKVFYTPEKLREVSTINKDLEDLEEKLANLEKEIVNL; this is encoded by the coding sequence ATGAGCATTAATATCCTCAAATACGAATCAGACGTTTGGCGCACAGCCGATTTATTGATTGGTGCAGGAATCAAACAGAGTGATTTCCCCAAATACATGATGCCCTATTTCGCCCTGCTCATGGTCGAAAGTAGATTGATTAGAGAAGCCAGCCGATTAGAAGAAGAAATTGGCAAAGACAACATTGATGATTTCGTAGAAATGTTCCAGCTCGAAGGATTAGGATATAACGACTACCTCATCCGCAAGGGCAAAACACTCAAAGACATTTGTAAGAATGACAAAACCTTTGACATTGACTTCCATGCTTACCTGAAATCATTCGACCCGGAAACCAAGTATTTGTTAGGGGTAGATAAAGGCACAGAGGAAGAAAAGTTCCTCGACATTTCGGGCGTAAGCGGTCAGCTTAAAAAGAAGCGCATCTTATTTGAAACACTCAAGGCGTGGAGCGAAATTGATCTTACCCCATTCAACAACTCTGAAATCACCACCCTTGAAGAACACATCAAACGCAAGTGGGCAGACATTTCAGCAGAAACCGCAGGGGAACAGTACACCCCTGACGACATCATTTCATTGATTTCCGAACTCATTGCCTCCAAGATTGAAGACAATGGCAAGTTCCTTACCATCTATGACCCTACTTGCGGAGGTGGAAACTTACTCTTTGGTGTAGAAGATAAAATCAAAGAAAAGTTCAAACGCCCAACCAAAACATTCGGTGAAGACTGGAGCGATAGCCTTTACGCATTGGCTAAGATTGAAAGCCGTTTCAGGGCTGATTCCGAAATCAAATACGGAAATACCCTCACCAACATTTCATTCATCGAGAAACGCTTTGATATAGTGGTAGCCAACCCACCTTACGGTGTGGATTGGAAAGGCTACCAAAAAGACATTCAAAACGATACTACTGAGCGATTTGTAGCCCTGCCTTCTATCTCAGATGGGCAGTTCCTTTTCACACAGCACATTTTGTATCAATTAGCCAATGACGGCCTATCAGTAGTCGTTCACAATGGCTCTACATTGTTTAGTGGTGATGCAGGAAGCGGTGAAAGCGCCATCCGCAAGCACTTCTTTGACAATGATTGGGTGGAAGCCATCATTCAAATGCCTACAGATGAATTTTTCAACACGGGCATTTACACCTATCTATGGGCATTCAACAAGAACAAACCAGCCGACCGCAAAGACAAAGTAATCCTCATCAATGCCAGTGAGCTTTACGAACCGCTCAAGAAAAGCAAGGGTAAGAAGCGCAAGCAGATGAACCCTGATAACAGGGCTGAGATTGTAAAAGCCTTCACCGAATTTCAGGACAATGCCTTTTGCAAGGTGTTCGACAAATGGCATTTCTATTACAACCGCCAAAGCATCATGCTTACCAATGTGGATGTAAACGGTAATTTCCTTGAAATGCCCATGAAGGAAAACCGGGCAGGTGAAATGGTAGAAGAAAAATTCATCAAACTCAATCCGGTAAAGATTACCGTACATGATGAGGCAGGTACTACCACCATCGACAATTTTGAAATCACCGACTTTGATAAAGCCAAATACAAGTCATTAGAAGTAAGATTCAATGAGGAGGTAAAACCCAACATTGCGGCCCTGGACTACAAGGAGCAGCAACTCAAAGTAGTAACCAAGAAAGCAACCTACTGGTATGATGAAGACAAAGACACCATCATAGAGGAAACAGGAGGCAAACAAACCGAATTGGGTTGTGGCAAAATCGTTATCAGAGCTGCCTACAAGAAATCCACCAAGACCAAAGGAGCTTACATAGCCATTACGGTAGAGCTGACCAAAGACCTGCAAAAGGATTATGAAATTATCCCCTACTCACCGGACGAAACAGAAAACCAGCAATGGATAGCCGATTTCATGGCCAAGTATGTAACCAAGCCTTTTGAGTATGTGGACAATGTGATTGGGGTGGAAATTAACTTCAATAAGGTGTTCTACACTCCTGAGAAGCTACGGGAAGTTTCGACCATCAATAAGGATTTGGAAGACCTTGAAGAAAAATTGGCAAATCTTGAAAAAGAAATAGTTAACCTATGA
- a CDS encoding restriction endonuclease subunit S — MMRYESYKETEILSLDVCPSHWFVNRVKSMGVIRYGLGQPPHELENGLPIIRATNIFSGRISSENLILVDPDDLPYERKPILKEGEIIVVRSGAYTGDSAMIPKEFEGAVSGYDMVFTPDKNKIYPKFLSYCLLSQYVFKDQLVLTSLRAAQPHLNKEELGSTLITYPSSIVEQTVIAEYLDTKTQAIDKKVSLLEKKIGYYQELRKSLINETVTKGLDKNTELKNNELGFTTPKSWLRYRLKDLGALYSGLSGKGGDDFNQDDNPDNKGFIPFTNIANNTYLKRDHLGTVVVYEGEKQNRVRKGDIFFLMSSEGYEDIGKSAALAEDIEETYLNSFCKGYRVNPRKTNPYFLNYLMLSDYYRQLLIVEGKGFTRINLKMEKVNDFLVYIPDTLSAQDEIVKFLDAKLDTIAKIITNIQTQITTLRELRKTLINDVVTGKIKVSHE; from the coding sequence ATGATGCGGTACGAATCATACAAGGAAACAGAAATACTGTCATTGGATGTTTGTCCAAGTCATTGGTTTGTCAACAGAGTAAAATCAATGGGGGTTATCCGGTATGGCCTAGGACAGCCGCCCCATGAACTTGAGAACGGGTTACCAATCATTAGAGCAACAAATATTTTTTCTGGACGCATTAGTTCAGAAAATTTGATATTGGTCGATCCAGACGATTTGCCATACGAAAGAAAACCAATTCTAAAAGAAGGAGAAATCATTGTAGTACGGAGCGGTGCATACACTGGTGATAGTGCTATGATACCTAAAGAATTTGAAGGTGCAGTTTCTGGTTATGACATGGTTTTTACTCCCGATAAAAACAAGATATACCCTAAATTCTTATCCTATTGCTTACTTAGCCAGTATGTTTTCAAAGACCAGCTTGTTTTAACATCACTTCGAGCAGCACAGCCACATTTGAATAAGGAAGAATTAGGAAGTACACTAATAACCTACCCCTCTTCTATAGTAGAACAAACCGTAATCGCTGAATACCTCGACACCAAGACTCAAGCCATTGACAAGAAAGTAAGCCTACTGGAAAAGAAAATAGGCTACTATCAGGAGTTGCGTAAAAGCCTGATTAATGAAACGGTTACAAAGGGGCTGGATAAAAATACAGAGTTAAAAAACAATGAGCTTGGTTTCACTACACCCAAAAGCTGGCTCAGATACCGCCTCAAAGATTTAGGAGCATTGTATAGCGGTCTTTCGGGCAAAGGCGGTGATGATTTTAACCAGGACGATAACCCGGACAACAAAGGCTTTATACCATTCACCAACATTGCGAACAATACCTATTTGAAGCGAGATCATTTGGGTACGGTAGTAGTCTATGAAGGCGAAAAGCAGAATCGGGTAAGAAAGGGCGATATTTTCTTCCTGATGAGTTCAGAAGGTTATGAAGATATTGGCAAATCAGCAGCCTTAGCGGAAGATATTGAGGAAACTTACCTCAACAGCTTTTGCAAAGGCTATCGGGTAAACCCTCGTAAAACCAACCCCTACTTCCTGAACTACCTGATGCTATCCGATTATTACAGGCAGTTGCTAATTGTGGAGGGCAAAGGTTTCACCCGCATCAATTTGAAAATGGAGAAGGTCAACGACTTTTTGGTGTACATCCCTGATACGCTTTCAGCCCAAGATGAAATCGTAAAATTTTTGGATGCCAAACTGGACACCATCGCCAAAATCATCACAAACATTCAAACCCAGATAACCACCCTCAGAGAGCTTCGCAAAACGCTCATCAATGATGTGGTAACGGGCAAAATCAAGGTAAGCCATGAGTAA
- a CDS encoding PrsW family intramembrane metalloprotease, with product MKLETLYIQFRTETIATLVLVAALLGVNLFLNHEPFSTPDEEIAFGQAKEQPYLEAEGYQGLIQHEPHNLQYHLRYIEAYFRQPYQWTSLDGTAHTRDEEAMALRYTHMTVDPDPQTRLVGYFGAGAVRVMREDYATAPITLSNIRDPSVPCVSYLRGRCFYQTGFTANAIRDLKHELSLDNGYHAAATDLLARIYYQTDQYDSLLALNRSPHTQPYMPLGILSNVYFELHDFLRYYQTQFRMMARSMTTVGWIAATLVMLTWLVFLIRVDIYEKENLFNLALTLVLGMVFSFLTFILSDFLGFYLHMGLTGNLLNDLRYTILGIGLVEEVVKFLPFLLILLVRSGAVNNPFDYILYASVSALGFAFVENLMYYDGTHLTIIHARSLTAVLGHMFDSSIVAYCMVLSKYRWKKMPMFVGVVMGLLIAAVAHGLYDFWVFNRAMVIFYLFFLACVRLWITFIKNALNQSPRFSYELQVNADQVRHFLVVSLTAILAFEYFVNGWEWGAFTANQALQTAFIQGSFLILLLGSRLSRINLAQGYWNPLRFQLIPQHPMKVQSEDLVGMRVFIRPLKGNIHLENNMPGPVEGRIVNALPLDAVDKSFIGAGSQKKTGRQWLVVELDNALPLEPADTRHVLIRFLRSVDARSQVMSVFHLLTVTRLTDGGVEGAEDKGWVLVEGEEGRG from the coding sequence TTGAAACTTGAAACTCTATACATCCAGTTCCGCACCGAAACCATCGCCACCCTGGTGCTGGTTGCCGCGCTGCTGGGCGTGAACCTTTTCCTCAACCACGAGCCGTTCTCCACACCCGACGAGGAAATTGCTTTCGGGCAGGCAAAGGAGCAACCCTACCTGGAGGCGGAAGGCTACCAGGGCCTCATCCAACACGAACCACATAACCTCCAATATCACCTCCGGTATATCGAAGCGTACTTCCGCCAACCCTACCAGTGGACCTCCCTCGACGGCACTGCACATACCCGCGACGAAGAGGCCATGGCCCTCCGCTATACCCACATGACCGTTGATCCCGACCCGCAAACACGCCTCGTCGGTTACTTCGGGGCCGGTGCCGTTCGCGTGATGCGGGAAGATTATGCCACCGCCCCCATCACCCTCAGCAACATCAGGGATCCGTCCGTGCCATGCGTATCTTACCTCCGCGGCAGGTGCTTCTACCAAACCGGCTTCACCGCCAACGCCATCCGCGACCTGAAGCATGAACTCTCGCTGGACAATGGCTACCACGCCGCTGCGACCGACCTGCTCGCACGCATCTACTACCAGACCGATCAGTACGACAGCCTCCTGGCCCTCAACCGCTCCCCGCATACACAACCCTACATGCCCCTGGGTATCCTCAGCAATGTGTATTTCGAACTGCACGATTTCCTCCGGTACTACCAAACCCAATTCCGCATGATGGCCCGCTCCATGACCACCGTCGGATGGATCGCCGCCACCCTGGTCATGCTCACCTGGCTGGTGTTTCTCATCCGCGTGGACATCTACGAAAAGGAAAACCTCTTCAACCTCGCGCTCACCCTCGTCCTGGGTATGGTGTTTTCTTTCCTCACCTTTATCCTGTCGGATTTCCTCGGATTCTACCTCCACATGGGGCTCACGGGCAACCTCCTCAACGACCTGCGCTATACCATCCTCGGCATCGGACTGGTGGAAGAGGTGGTGAAGTTCCTGCCGTTCCTGCTCATCCTTTTGGTGCGCTCCGGTGCTGTGAACAACCCGTTCGACTACATTCTATACGCCTCGGTGTCGGCCCTCGGCTTTGCGTTTGTAGAGAACCTGATGTACTACGATGGTACCCACCTCACCATCATCCACGCACGTTCCCTCACCGCCGTGCTGGGCCATATGTTCGATTCCAGCATCGTGGCATACTGCATGGTGCTCTCCAAATACCGCTGGAAAAAGATGCCCATGTTCGTAGGGGTGGTCATGGGATTGCTGATTGCCGCTGTGGCGCACGGACTCTACGATTTCTGGGTGTTCAACCGGGCCATGGTGATTTTCTACCTGTTCTTCCTGGCATGTGTGCGCCTGTGGATCACCTTCATCAAGAATGCCCTCAACCAGTCGCCCCGCTTCTCCTATGAACTCCAGGTGAACGCCGACCAGGTACGTCATTTCCTGGTGGTGTCACTCACCGCCATCCTTGCCTTTGAGTACTTTGTTAACGGGTGGGAGTGGGGCGCATTCACCGCCAACCAGGCACTCCAAACCGCGTTCATCCAGGGCAGCTTCCTGATCCTGTTGCTCGGTTCACGCCTGAGCCGCATCAACCTTGCACAGGGTTACTGGAACCCGCTTCGCTTCCAGCTCATCCCCCAGCATCCCATGAAGGTGCAAAGTGAAGACCTGGTGGGTATGCGTGTGTTCATCCGTCCACTCAAAGGAAATATCCATCTGGAAAACAATATGCCGGGACCCGTTGAAGGTCGCATTGTGAATGCCCTGCCGCTGGATGCGGTTGACAAGTCATTCATCGGAGCTGGATCCCAAAAGAAAACAGGTCGTCAGTGGTTGGTGGTGGAACTCGACAATGCCCTGCCCCTGGAACCGGCAGATACCCGCCACGTGCTCATTCGTTTCCTTCGTAGTGTGGATGCCCGCTCACAGGTGATGTCGGTGTTTCATTTATTGACCGTCACCCGGCTGACAGATGGAGGTGTGGAAGGCGCTGAAGACAAAGGTTGGGTGCTGGTGGAAGGAGAAGAGGGGAGAGGGTAA
- a CDS encoding helix-turn-helix transcriptional regulator has product MRFGERIRELRESQGLLQRQLAASLEIDTPMFSKIERGERKAKREQVEQLASLLHANLSDLLRIWLADQIIDLVKDEPQASEALKTALKEIKKDEH; this is encoded by the coding sequence ATGCGATTTGGTGAAAGAATAAGAGAGCTAAGAGAAAGCCAGGGATTGTTGCAACGGCAGTTAGCCGCCAGTCTTGAAATAGACACCCCTATGTTCAGCAAAATTGAACGTGGTGAACGGAAAGCTAAACGGGAACAGGTAGAGCAGTTAGCCTCTTTGCTTCATGCCAACTTATCTGATTTGCTCAGGATTTGGCTGGCAGACCAGATAATAGATTTAGTCAAAGACGAGCCACAGGCAAGTGAAGCATTAAAAACCGCATTAAAAGAGATAAAGAAAGATGAGCATTAA
- a CDS encoding four helix bundle protein: protein MFDFQRLDVYHKAKQLHKDVVQFLKEAKTDSVTNDQLKRASFSIMLNIAEGAGRFTKRDKKNFFIVARGSVFECAGIFDYLRDLHPKAEGSCQDFLNKLEELSKMLYSMIRKLSE, encoded by the coding sequence ATGTTCGATTTTCAAAGACTGGACGTTTACCACAAAGCCAAGCAATTGCACAAAGATGTAGTGCAGTTTCTGAAAGAGGCCAAAACTGACTCGGTTACCAATGACCAATTGAAGCGCGCTTCGTTCAGCATCATGCTGAACATTGCCGAAGGCGCCGGCCGGTTCACCAAACGTGATAAGAAGAACTTTTTTATCGTGGCAAGGGGCTCCGTATTTGAATGCGCTGGGATCTTTGACTACCTCCGGGATCTCCATCCTAAAGCGGAAGGTTCCTGCCAAGACTTTCTAAACAAGCTGGAAGAATTGTCGAAGATGCTTTATAGCATGATCAGGAAATTGTCGGAATAG